Part of the Pseudomonadota bacterium genome is shown below.
TTTGAATACGGGAACCCAAATTATCTTGGAACCTATGTGCAACGGCGTGGATCAGAATTTATAAGTAATATTGGGCTTGAGCATATCGAATCGCGTGTCCAAGCGTTGAGTACATTTCTCATAGAAAGTGCGCTTCAACGCGGTCTCAAAGTTCGTACTCCTCGCGATTGGAATAAGCGGGCAGGAATTGTGAGTTTGGACCTTGGCCATGACGCAGAACAGGTGGTCTGCGGATTGGCAAAGAAAAAAATTCGCGTGAGCTATAAAGATAGTCATTTACGCGCGACCGTTCATATATACAATAACGAAGAAGATATAATTAACTTTTTAGATGCCTTGGAGAAAGTTTAGTTCCCCCTCGACGGGACCTACAGCCATTTGCGAACTTAGGCTGTAGCAAAAGCCCCAAATATTTGTGCTCCTATGAAACCGAGTGCATCCGTTGGCTTTATTCCTGAAATACTATTAGTCATGGTTCGTCCAATAGTCACTGCGGAATATAAATACGCGCCTCAAACGGGCTAAAGATAAAAATGAATACAACAAGTATGCAGTCGGTAGGTATCGTGTTGCCCAGCAGGGTAATTGCATTCTTCCTTTGCGATAGGGAAGTCCCGATTATCCCTGACCCAAAATGGTAGCCAATAATAAGCTGGCACCAATAGTCTCGGCTGCTATTTTTTGGCTGGGAGAAACTTTTTGCACTACACAATACCAATTACTGATTAAATATCTTGCCAATTGCAAAAAAGAATTGAAGATAACAGCATCCAACTTTGAAAAACCGCAAATTTTCTACCGTAGTAAGGTCGTAATTATTACTTAGCCACATTCAATCTCTTGGTCCCCTTGCAACACGTCCAGCCCCGCTATCTCGACTGCTGCAATGTACACAGAACTGTCGCCAACCCCTGACCAGGAACCATGAGACCAATGCCTGGGGCGACGCCGAGCCAACCTTCAACTAAAGATGAAAAAAAATTCTCGAACGGTATTTACGAGAATGTAAGCAACCAATCCTTATGCTAGTATATGCGCACGCAGCCTACATAAACCTTTGCAATCACTGCAGTTGGTGGGCGCGGCTGGGATTGAACCAGCGACCCCTACGATGTCAACGTAGTGCTCTCCCGCTGAGCTACGCGCCCATTTTTCAACCAATGGTTAGTCATCATTATCGCATTAGCACCGAAAAGCAAGTCATGGCAAGAGCCTGAAACTTTTGTGCATTGGATAGAAAATCAATTTTCCTATGTACGCCCGTATGTCAGTCGCATTCATAAACATAGAGAAATACTCTCGCACCGACAGTGGCATAAGGTTTGCTTTTAATATGAAATTAAAGGAGAAAATTTTGGACGACTTGTTAAAGCGTTGTAAAATTTGGCTTTTGGCGGCAGCCTTAGCATTAATAATCATTGCTGCCCCATTGCGGCTAACTGCTGCACCTTTAAGTTATTCCAACCTATTGAAAAATAGTAATTTTTGTGCTCGTTCGATTGCTAAAGAGGAGCGCCGTTTAGGTATCCCCCATAAACTACTACATGCATTATCACTTAAGGAGAGCGGGAGATGGGTAAAAGAAGACCGGGCAAACATTACCTGGCCTTGGACAGTTAATGCCGGCGGTAATGGGAGGCATTTCAATAATAGGCAAAATGCAATTCGGCACGTTCTGAAGCTTCAAAAAGAGGGACAGAGAAATATCGATATTGGCTGCATGCAGATTAACCTCCATTATCACCCGAACGCGTTTAAAACTATAGAAGCCGGCTTTGACCCTGCGACCAATGTGGCATACGCAGCTAAGTTTCTCTCTGCCCTTAAGGAAAATCACGGCACCTGGCAGTTAGCCGTTCGACACTATCACTCCGCCAACCAAACCAAAAGTGGCCCTTATCAAAATAAAGTGTTCCAAATTTGGAAAGCTGCACTGCGAAATGGGAATACTAGCAGTGCCATAGCTGACGCCCAAGAAAACAAAAATTATTCTCACACAGCCCGCATAGACTACGGCAAACAGGCTGCAAAACGCACCTATGGGAAATTTTTTGCAGAGCTCAAAAGAAAATTTCCACACCGTTTTGGAACGTTCAAGAGAAGTGGCACTCCAAATATCAAACACCGAGCAGCAAACTTACTGGCTGTATGGCCTCCCAGAGGCTATGCAGCCCAACGCCGTGCTGAAAACCTCGCGCGAGCCTGGTCATTCTCAAAGCGCTCGCGCGTCAAACCAGCAAAGCTAACCCCATAACAATTCACTGGGTGGCGATACCGAGCTTCCTAAGAATTCAAGGCCATGTATACGATCCTCCGCCAAAAGTAATGGACCGTCAATATCAACGTAATCAGCACCGTGTGCGACTACGTAAGCGGGGGCCATGGCGAGCGATGTAGATATCATACAACCAACCATAATTTTAAAACCTTTTGCCATAGCATTTTTCTTCAAGCGAAGAGCCTCGGTTAATCCCCCGGCCTTATCCAATTTTATATTCACAACATCGTAAAGCCCCAATAGATGCTCCAAGTCTTGGCTGGTATGACAGGACTCATCGGCACAAAACGGAATTGTATGCGGAATGTTTGCCAGCGAACCATCTGCATCTTTTGGAAGCGGCTGTTCGATCATTTCAACACCAAGACTCTTGAGCTGTTTAGACAGTGGTTCGACCATATCCTCAGTCCATGCCTCGTTCGCATCAACAATTAAACGGGCATTTGGAGCTCCGTATCGAACAGCTTTCACGCGATCAACATCCCCATCGCCACTTATCTTCAATTTTAATAACGGCCTTGCTGAATTTCGGTGGGCAGCAGCAGCCATTTTATCAGGCGTATCTGCACTTATCGTAAAAGCAGTTGTTACAGTTCTACTCTTATCAAGCCCAACTAATTCCATGACTCTTTTCCCAGCCCGTTTAGCTTCGAGGTCCCAAAGTGCACAGTCAATGGCATTTCTAGCAGCGCATGCGGGAAGAAGGGTTTGCAGTTTCTGCCTGTCAATATGATCATCAATATCGATTTTCTTTATGCATGCGAGCACACTTTCTTGAGTTTCATTGTATCGAGGATTGGCCATGCATTCCCCACGTCCCTCAAAAGTTCCATCATCCAGTGTGACTGTTACGAGCTCGGTCTCGGTTCGGCTTCCACGAGAGATTGTAAAAACCTCTGCGAGTTTCCATTTCTCTGCTTTGGCTACAAGCTTCATGAAATGATTTTATCCACAAAGGAAGCAACTCCTTCACGCAAGGGATCAACCGCAGGGAGCCCCGTCTCTGCAGTTGCTTCTGCAAGCTCTTGTAGGCGCTCTGTGTCTGACATTCTCGAAGTATTTATCGCAACGCCGATTGTCTTAACATTCTTATTTGTTAAGCGAGCCGCTTTTTCACAAGCTTCAATAGTTTCACTCAGACTGTGAATAGGAATACTTGGAGTGCCCCTCATATGCGGGCGACCGGGGTCATGGCATAAAACCAAAACATCGGGCTGTGCACCATGAATAAGGCCAAGGGTAACTCCGGCATATGCCGCGTGGTGGATAGAGCCCTGACCCTCAATCAAGTCCCAATGTCCAGGGTCATTAGCCGGGGAGAGAGATTCAGTGGCCCCAGATATAAAATCTGCTACTACTGCATCCACGGAAACACCATCACCAGCAATAAAAATTCCCGTCTGACCAGTAGCACGAAAGCTGCAGTCAACACCGCGCGCAGACATTTCTTTTTCAATAGCAAGCGTAGTAAACATTTTACCCACCGAGGTATCTGTTCCTACAGTTAATAATCGTTTACCCGACCGCTTGTGGCCACGTCCGACATCAAATATTTTGTCAGGTTGACGGACATCAAAAAGCTGACATCCCTTTTTCTCCGCAGCTTCTTCAAGGCCGGGCACGGTGCGTAAACTGACATGAAGTCCACTAGCTATATCCAACCCTAGATCAACTGCTTTGTGCAAAGTTTGCGACCATTCATCACTTATGTAGCCACCTTGATTAGCAACCCCAATGACAAGCGTTTTTGCTCCATTCTGCATAGCGTCCTCTAGCCCCATATCAGGCAATCCAACATCTGCCATACACCCCTTGAGCCGTACCTGCCCCAAGCACCAATCTGGGCGCCAGAACGCTACACCATTTGCGGTTTTTGCTGCAAGCTGATCACCCGCATCTCCAAGAAACATCAAATATGGTGGCTTAATTTTCATTGTTTTATTCCTAAATCACCATTTTTACCCAAAATACATATTTGTTATTAGCCCTAGATAGCAATATAGCTCGCAAAAAGGCAACTTAGCCCGTTTTTCGCCTCCGATTTACCTCGGGTCCAGACTATCGAAAAACCATATTTATTGGTTGCCTTGGGTTCCGAAACTCAATTAATCCGCTACGAGCGCACTGCCATTCTTAAGATACCAATCATAGGTTTGTGCTAGCCCATCACGAAGTTTAATTTTCGGCTTCCAGCCAAGGTTGAACAATCGAGAGACATCAAGAACTTTTTTAGGTGTCCCGTCAGGACGCCCATGATCGTATTCAAACTGTCCTTTGAAGCCAACCACGTCAGCTATAGTCATGGCCAAGCCTTGGATGCTTATATCTTCGCCACAGCCAACATTTATTGGGGTTGATGAAGAATAAACATCCATTAAAAAAATACAGGCATGAGCTAAATCGTCGACATGAAGTAATTCACGCATTGGAGTGCCTGTTCCCCAAACTGAAAGTCTTTTCAACCCACATACTTTTGCTTCATGTGCTTTCCGTATCAATGCAGGAACAACGTGGCTAGTTTCGAGATCAAAGTTGTCACCTGGCCCGTAGAGGTTGGTCGGCATTATCGAAATAGCATTGAAGCCATACTGTTGTTTATAGGCTTCACAAAGCTTCACTCCAGCAATCTTCGCTATAGCATAAGCCTCATTGGTTGGCTCCAATGGCCCAGTTAACAAACTATTCTCTAGAATGGGCTGCTTCGCTAATTTTGGATAAATGCAGGATGACCCTAGAAAAGCGAGCTTTTTAACTCCGTGACGGTAAGCAGAGTCAATTACATGATTTTGTATAGTTAAATTCTGATAAAGAAATTCTGCTGGAAACGTATTATTAGCATGAATTCCACCAACGCGAGCAGCCGCCAAATAAACGTAATCCAAACGCTCCACATCAAAAAAACTATCTACGGCTTTTTGATTAGTAAGCTCTAATTCGTTCCGAGATCTAAGGATAAGATTTCCAAACCCTGCTCTCTCTAGGGCCCTTACAATTGCGCTTCCCACCAAACCTGAATGACCAGCAACAAAAATACGAGCGGTGCGATCAATTTTAGCCATTTGGCAAACCTAAAGGGCCGACTGAATGACCAGCATCGACAAGAAGCTTTTCACGTTCAGCGTGAATCATATCGTGATCAACCATCATTTCCACGAGCTCCTTAAAACCTACCTTCGGCTTCCAATTTAAGACTTGAGACGCTTTTGAAGCATCACCCAACAAATGATCCACTTCAGTCGGACGAAAATACCGTTGATCAATCACAACATGGCTTTTCCAATCAAGGCCTGCGTGTTCGAAAGATGACTCCAAAAATTCTCGCACCGAGTGAGCTTCACCGGTAGCAATAACAAAATCATCCGGCTTATCATGCTGTAACATTTTCCACATCACCTTAACGTAGTCACCCGCAAACCCCCAATCTCGTTTGGCATCCAAGTTACCGAGATATAATTTATCCTGTAATCCCAACTTGATGCGTCCAACCGCACGGGTAATTTTACGGGTTACAAATGTTTCTCCTCGCAACGGACTTTCGTGGTTGAATAAAATGCCATTGGCAATAAACATGCCGTAAGCCTCACGATAATTTTTTGCAAACCAATAGCCCGCAACTTTGCTTACAGCATATGGGCTTCGAGGTTCAAAGGCCGTAGTTTCCGACTGTGGTGGTAAAGCGCTGCCGAACATTTCCGAGGATCCGGCCTGATAGATACGCACAGATGCTCTATCCTCCTGACAGTAATCGCGAACTGCATCGAATAGTCGAAGGGTTCCTGTTGCTACAACATCTGCTGTATACTCAGGCTGCTCAAATGAAACTTTTACGTGGCTTTGTGCGGCCAGATTGTAGACCTCGGATGGCCGGACCTCCTCCAGTATTCTGCGTAATCCCGTGCCATCAGACATGTCGCCATAGTGCAAAAACAAGCGAGAGTCAGGGTCGTGGGGATCACGATATAAAGAATCAATCCGTTGTGTATTGAATATGCTAGCCCGGCGGATGATCCCATGCACCTGATAGCCTTTCTTCAATAGCAAATCCGCAAGGTAAGCCCCATCTTGCCCAGTGATGCCAGTAATTAATGCTTTCTTCATAAATTTTCCCGTTACCTTTTTCTCTCTGCTAAAGGCTAAAACCGCCGCGGTCAAGCGAGACGCTCCAAGGCGATTAAGAGCCTGAACCCTCCTTGCCGGCCAAAAAGCGGCTCCAGCGCACGTTCCAATGTCAAAAGCATCCCTACAGCAAAACCTGGTACGAGACACCAATTCCGAAACCCACCAGTCATCGGGTATGTCGCAAGCCCAAAGTATTCACGCTTCACTAGTTTTAAAGATGGATATTTTGCCTCAAATGCAGTGGTGCGCGCTGGCGTCCCGAACATAAGTGTGAGCAACGCCTGGTTCGAATCAAACGGATCAGAGCCCGATTGCGAACGGTCCGGGAGAAGCGGGTCAACCGACATATTTACTGGTTCAGGATGAAAGTATTTGTATATCAATCCACTTAGCGGAGTTATTGCTGGATCAAGTATCACTAACCGGCCTCCCGGTCGCAGAACTCTTGACACCTCAGAAAAAAAGTTGAGAGGCCTCGATATATGATGCAATACATCAAGCATAACTATATTAGTGAGTGAAGCTGATGCAAATGGTAAAGATTCGGCATCTGTAGCAAGATCCAGCCATGGAGCCGGCAAAATATCGGCCATGTAAATTTCTCTTACATGATCCCGCACATGCCCCGAGCCAGAGCCTATTTCCAACGTAGGACCATCTATTAAAAATTTAGCCATGCGCCGGTAGTAATCAGCGTAAATCATCCGCAGCGCAGGTTTTTTATTCCATATTTTACGATGGGCGACGAGACGCGGGTCGACCAGCATATCAAAAAGCCTTGAGTTTGTGCCAAGCAAAAACAATCATCTTGATAAGTTCCCAACCATCCCGAAAACGTGAAATTTGTGTTTCACCGTAGGTCCTATCAGCATAGCGAATCGGTATTTCCGTAATTTTCATGTTTAATTTGGCTGCGCCGAATATTAGATCGAAGTCTCCAAACGGATCGAAGTCACCAAAGTAAGACCGATTCTTTGCGATGCGTTGATAATCTACCTTCCTAAGTACTTTAGTGCCGCACAGAGTATCCGTAAAACGTTGGTTGAGCAAAAATGAAAAGATCTGAGCAAAAAGACGGTTCGCGATTAAGTTTAGAAATCGCATGGCGCCACGTTCCATAGGGTATACAAGTCTCGTTCCGTTAATAAACTCGCCTTTTCCATTGGATATAGCATTGTAAAATTTCGGGAGTTCTTCAGGTGGAACTGTCAAATCTGCATCAAGGATCATCAAGACATCACACCTTGCTAAATCAAAAGCCTTCCATACCGCATCACCTTTACCCTTACCGTCTTGGGTGATTACCTTTATGTCCATATCGGTATAAGCTTTTTGCACCCTTTCACACTCTTCAAGCGTCCCATCGGAACTATGGCCTTCGACATAGATAACCTCCATATCATCGGCAAAGCGCTTGATACGCTGTATGGCAGGCTCTATGTTCCCTTTCTCATTACGACAGGGGATTATAATACTCACTGATAAATCTGGTTTTTCTGATCCTTTGAGCGGGCGAGCTACAACATACGTTTTAAGACAAAATCGTCTTATCAACGGCAATGTACCTACGAATCTATTGACCAGTTTACCAATACCAAAGAGCGCTTTCGGAACAAGTTGACGCCACTCAACTTTAATCACCTCAAAATCTGATAGATGTAATAGGTTTGCAATATCCACTGTCGAGAGATAATTCACCTCCGGTTGTGGCATTCGGAGACCAAGCTTATCTCCAAGACGGAGTAACGGTTCCCAATAAGGGGAATAATAGGACACAATTAACCGGGTATCGGGCGTAGAGACGGAATGCAGTAGCCTTAAACTAGCTTCACAATCATCAAGTAGTCCAATGGTATCAGACAAGACGATAATATCAAACGGCCCATCCAATTCATCAATAAATTTCGGATCTTCGATATCACCGGCACTGAAATGTAATTCTGGATATTTACCTCTGGCAATATTAATCATGTGCTCGCTGAAATCTACGCCAACTCCCTTCGATGGTTTAAGGTTGGCGAGCAAGTCACCTGTCCCACAACCAAGGTCCAGAACACGCAAACCTGGAGGGGTAAGGAATCTCATGTATTCAGCATCTTGTTGATAGTAAAAAAAGTTACGCGCTATCCAGCCATCGCGCTGACTTGCTATTCTGTCGGAAGCAGCGCGTATGGTAGTTTTGCGGTCTCTTATTCTTGCTTCCTTCATGTCAAGAATCTCGACCCTGCAAGCTCGCTGCATCGGAAATATGATGGTCTGAATTCAAAAACCATAGTATTCCCCCGGGTAAGCTTACTCCAATGAAACAAAAACCAAATGCCACAGAAAGTGCAGCAACTTCAGCAGCGGGCGCCCCTAGTAATCCAAATGCAGTCACCATAGCACCTTCACGTAACCCCCAACCACCAATTGATATCGGAACTGTTGCCACAAGCATAACCGAGGGTACGATAATGATACAGTCAATGATGCTAACGCTTATTCCAATATCGACAGCAATAAGAAAGGCTGCTGACACCATTAACAGATGACCGATCAAAGAATATCCAAGAACAGGTATTGACCGACTTGGTGTTTTGAGTAACTGACGTGCTCCAAAAGATAACTTTACCAAACCACGAATAGCCCGCCAACGACTTAATGTTGATGGAAGAGATCCCATCGCTAATAACATTATAATCGCAAAAAGCCCGAAAGCTGTTATTAGCCAAAATGCAATTAGTGCTTGGGGTTCCTGAATTTTCCGGAACAGAATTGGTTGGGCTACCACTACCAGAATTATTAGGCTGATAAAACCGGCTACTCGGTCAAGCAATACGCCATTAAACGCTGCTCCAAATGGCAGACCAAGCTTGAATACGCGGTATATTCTAATGCCATCACCACCAACAGTGGAAGGCAACGCTTGGTTAAAAAACAAGCCCTCAAAATAGATCCTAACCGTCAGAGCCAATGATAATACTCTATCAAAAAGCGCCATAACGATTCGCCAACGGATGCCTGCTAATAACGACTGGACACAAAGTAATGCCAGAACGTAAATGATCGTTATACCTTTTATATTACTGAAGTGTTGTTTAAGCTCGACAAAATTGACCTCCGTAAAAACCAACCAGATTAAGAAACCGGTAACCGCAGCCTTTGAGGCGAACAGCAGATATTTTTTCGGTGACGTTTTTTTCATTGGTTGCAGATCAAAACTAGTTTATTTCGCCGCGTAGGATGACCGGGCTGAAAATGGCGAACGAGTTCTATGGGTAGACCGAGGCCTTGGTAAGAGAGAAAAAAAATTCAAACGACGATATCGACAAGTTTGCTGCCGCCACCTTCTCCAATAGCAGCCGTTTCCGAAACTGACTGAACGGCCTCCTCAACGATTGTCGCGGTTCCAGACTCCTGTTGCAATTGAAGACGCAACGTCGATATGCCCGCCTGTAACCTGCCGGCCAATGAAGATGCAGCTGCTATATCATCCATATTTTATTTCCCGCTAATAACTCGTTCTTATGCCTAGATTATTCTCATTTGGTGGTAACATAAACTGTTTATCTGCGCTAATCGAACGCGACTGTGGTTTATATCAGGTTTTAGGTTAACTATTTCGAGTCTTTTTCTAAGTCAGCTGCAACGCGCATTTGTACAATGCTGTCCGGGTTATCAACTGATCCGTTCCGATCACTATCGCCCTTTTTAATTCCATGAACATATTCCATACCCTCTATAACTTTCCCCCAAGCTGTATATTGCCCATCAAGATGTGGTGCTGGCTGAAAAACAATGAAAAACTGGCTATTAGCGCTATCTGGATTCCCCGAGCGAGCCATAGATACAGTACCCTCCACATGAAATGCACTGTTAAATTCTGCTGGTAAATCCGGAAAGCTGGACCCACCAGTGCCTGTCCCCGTCGGGTCGCCGGTTTGTGCCATAAATCCATCTATTACCCGATGAAATACTACGCCATCATAAAATTTTTGACGTGCCAATGTTTTGATTCGATCCACATGTTTCGGCGCTAAATCAGGCCATAACTCGATAACCACGCGTCCATCCTTCAAGTCCATGTAAATGATGTTTTCCAAACTAACCGTCCGTCCTGTTGAGGGTTGAATAATGAGCAAAATTGCCACACACCATGCAGACACCCAAATTTGCCACTTAATTGTACTCATTGCCTTTTATACTCCGGAAATAATGCTGTTAACCCGGCATAACTCGCTTCAGTGATACCTCGCTCCGTAATGAGCCCCGTTACAAATTTAGCCGGCGTAACATCAAATGCATAATTCTCGACTGGCGTTCCTTCAGGGACAATACAAACGCGCTCCATTTTTCCTGACTTAGTTTTTCCACTTATCCATGCCACTTCCTCTGATTGGCGCTTTTCAATTGGAATATCTTTTACACCGTCAGTGATCTTACAATCAATCGTTGAGGACGGAAGTGCCACAAAGAATGGTATTCCATTGTCGTGCGCCGCAAGAGCTTTCAGATACGTGCCAATTTTATTTGCCACATCTCCATTTAAAGCTGTTCGATCGCTGCCAGTAATGCAAACGTCGACTTTACCATTTTGCATCAAATGGCCACCGGCATTATCGGAAATAACAGTATGTGGCACGTTATTGCGACTGAGCTCCCATGCGGTAAGGCTGGCACCTTGGTTGCGTGGCCGCGTTTCATCAACCCACACATGTAAATTTAAACCTTTTTGATGGGCAAGGTATATTGGTGCTGTCGCCGTTCCCCACCCCACAGTAGCAAGAGCTCCAGCATTGCAATGAGTGAGCACATTGATTGGTTCAGATTCTTCTTTCTTTTTCTTTTTGATATCCTTCAAAATAGGTAGGCCATGCTCGCCTATCGCCAAATTAGTTGCAACATCTTTGCCTGCCATCTCATTAGCTCGCTGATAGGCTGCTTTACACCTCGCACTATGTTCTAATGGTAGCAGTAGCTTTAGCATTTGATCGACTGACCACGCTAAATTGATAGCTGTTGGGCGGCTATTCAGCAATATTTCTGCAGTACCTCGTAGATTTTTATTTCCCGCATCCTCGTTCATTGCAAGAGCCATTGTGTAAGCCGCTGTTACGCCTATCAAAGGAGCTCCACGCACTCGCATAGCGGATATGGCTTCCCCACCCTCCGTAGCTTTCGTCAGCCGTTTTATAACGTGATCATGAGGTAGGAATGTCTGGTCAAGGATGTCTATAGCCCAGCCATTCTCAGCGACCGCGATGGTGTCGAATGCCACCGCGTCATGCGTTTCTGTAATCATGCTCATAGAATGTAACCCCTCATCTAAAAGAAAAAACCCCGTTGCTCCTATACCTTTTCCTCTTTGTGTTATTTAGAACCCAAAGTCAAAAAATCCCCACGAGCGTGGTTCACTATGTAAAATACAATTGCTTCTGATAAGATATCTTCCCGTGTTGAGAACTTTTGGTTATTTTCGCGTTGGTTTCTTAAGAGGAAGTGTACCTCGCATTTTTAAAAGATTTCCAATAGGTTTATTTATGACGACAATTAATCCAATGCAAAATGACTTTATTGCGCAAATTATTGGCGTTGACCTTGCTGGGCCGATCGAAGAGAAAACATTTGCCAAAATTCAAACGGCATTGCATGAATTTGGAGTGATCCATTTTCCGAAGCAAGAATTAACACCATCAGCACTATCCTCATTTACCAAACTCTGGGGGAAGCCTGACGTTCACCACCTTGCTGAGCATACATTCCCCGAACACCCCGAGGTACGGGTACTTTCTAACGTAAAGAAAGACGGCAAGCTGGTTGGCGCATTCAGGGGTGGTAACTATTGGCATTCAGATCTTTCCTATTTGAAGAAGACCGGCTACGTAACGCTGCTTTATGGAATTGAGTGTCCATCCGAAGGGGGCGATACTCTTTTTGCCGACATGTGTCGCTTATACGAAAACCTCCCCACCGCTATCCGAGTACAGATTGAGGGTAAAATGGCAGTGCACGATCGAAATTACCGCTATTCAGCTCTATACCCCGAGCGCCCCCCGTTAACCGAATCTCAATTGGCAAGCGTACCACCGGTGGAACATCCAGCGGTAATTACGCACCCAGTAACGAAGAAAAAATCAGTATTTCTTTATA
Proteins encoded:
- a CDS encoding TauD/TfdA family dioxygenase, which codes for MTTINPMQNDFIAQIIGVDLAGPIEEKTFAKIQTALHEFGVIHFPKQELTPSALSSFTKLWGKPDVHHLAEHTFPEHPEVRVLSNVKKDGKLVGAFRGGNYWHSDLSYLKKTGYVTLLYGIECPSEGGDTLFADMCRLYENLPTAIRVQIEGKMAVHDRNYRYSALYPERPPLTESQLASVPPVEHPAVITHPVTKKKSVFLYKEIIRTIGDLDQETTWALMEKIEGLLDNDDFVYRHEWEPGDLVIWDNRCTLHSATPYDSEKFRRVLYRTQVSGELPAYVA